CGGCATCTCTCCTGGACGCTCTTTTTCTGTAGGAGTCATGCCTCCGTGCTAAATCCAACTTTATGTGGGGTATCTTAAAAAAAAATCCGATAAATCAATATATTAGATAAAATACTCTGTTAATTAGACCACTATACTATATTGCGTAAATGCCCAAGAATGTTGCAATCACCACATCGTATATTGTGCATATGCCTTTTAATATTTCGTAAAAAGAATCTTATGTTGCGCATTACTAAAGGATGATTATAACTGGATGAATAGAGTTTCCGTTGTGCGACATTACTGAATAGTTAGCAAGGCACTATGGAATTGAAGCGGAAGGGCGGCGACTCGACTCCTGCGGGATGAGCGAGACAGATGTGCCATCACAAACGACGCAAATGCGGCGGTGAGAGCTCATCGCTCGCCCTGCGGAAATCCTAGTTGTAACTATTACGCATAATAAAAAAATGCTGTCTTTTCAAATTTGCGAGTGCCTTAGCGCCATTTTTAAGTGCAAAACTTGTTAGTAGACGTTGCTAGGACGACTTCTTGGTAACAGTTTCTTTGTCGACACTTCGCTAGTTTTGTCCTTTTGAAAGAACGTTTGTCGCTCGGGAAGGTATTCTCTTAGAAAAAGGGAACATACTCTAAAAAGGGAGGAATTAATATGAATAAAATTGAACGTTTAATTGATCAATTAGAGCTATTAGAATACTTGCTTGAAAATCGTTTACACGAAGAACAAGATAAATTTGAGGAAAATTTTAGCAAAACATCTTTTCATCTACTAGCTAAAATAGAAAAAATTGAAAACAAACTATAAGGAATGTATGTTCGTTGAAGCTAGTAATATGCTTTGAAATTTGCTAAACTATTACTAGAATGCGAGGGATTACTTTGTCGTTATTAGAATTAAGTACGCAGCTATTAAAAGAGTGTGATGATTGTATCATCCGTTTTCAATCATATAGAGAAGAAGATAAGGACCCCGATTTTTTCCAAGACGTTAAACCACATGCATATAAAGTAGATGCACTATTGCATAAATGGGAAGAACTAGTACGATCGTGGATTCAAGTGAAAAGACCAAAGTATGTTCATCCAAGTCAAGTGGATTCTTTGCTTGAGTCTATGGAGCAATTTATTGTTCAATCTTATTATAAAGGAACAAGTAAAAAGCGTTTTTTAAAATCAGTACATTCTACAAAATACACATTTGAAACGATAATTCAAGCTATAAAGGAAGTGGGGGATGAGCATGCATAAGCAGAAAAGCATACGACAATTATTAGATGATTGGAAATTAGATGAAAATCGCAATTCTAACATAATGCATGTTCATTCAACAGAAGAGAAGCAAGCAAAATATGCACCTTTTCCGGATAAGATGCATATCTCCTTACGAAAAGCATTAATTAGTAGAGGAGTGGAACTATTATATGTACACCAAAGACAGGCATTTGATGCGGCAATCTCTGGTAAATCATATACGACTATCACTCCTACAGCGTCAGGAAAATCTCTCTGTTATCATCTTCCAGTACTCCAGTCTATATTAGACGATCCTACCTCGCGAGCCATTTATTTATTTCCAACAAAGGCATTGGCACAAGATCAAAAAAGTGATTTGAATGCACTTATACAAGCCAGTGAGGAAGAGATATTAAGCTACACTTATGATGGTGATACGGAGCCTGGTATTCGACAGAAAATTAGAAAGTCTGGTCATATTGTATTAACGAATCCCGATATGTTGCATTCCGGAATACTTCCACATCATACAAAATGGGTTTCTTTGTTTGAAAATTTAAAATATATTGTGATAGATGAAATTCATACATATAAAGGTGTTTTTGGTAGTCATGTTGCACACGTCATTAGACGATTGCAAAGAATTTGTACTTTTTACGGAAGTCACCCACAGTTTATTTGTACCTCCGCAACGATTAAAAACCCAAAAGAGCTTGCGGAATCATTAACGAATACTTCACATATATTAATCGATGAAAATGGTGCACCTGCCGGTAAAAAACATTTCGTCTTTTATAATCCACCAGTGATTCATCCTGTTTTTAATGTGAGAAGGAGTGCGGTATTAGAAGTTAGAGACCTAGCGCAGGAATTATATGTGAATGGAATTCAAACGATTGTATTCGCAAAAAGTAGAGTGCGAGTGGAAATGCTCGTTACTTATTTACAAGCATTGGTAAGTAAAAAGATTAATGATCAATCCATCCGTGGTTATCGGGGTGGCTATTTGCCATCCGAAAGAAGAACAATCGAAAAAGGGCTGAGAGAGGGAATCATTCGAACTGTTGTAAGTACCAATGCACTTGAGTTAGGTGTAGATATTGGACAATTACAAGCATGTATTATGACAGGATACCCTGGAAATATTGCGAGTGCTTGGCAACAAGCAGGAAGGGCGGGGAGAAGACAGGACGAAGCACTAATTATATACGTTGCGCAGTCTACAGCGCTTGATCAATATGTTGTAAATCATCCTGCGTTTTTCCTTGGGCAATCTCCAGAAGAAGTAAGAATTCACCCTGAAAATATCATTATTTTAATGGATCATTTAAAATGTGCTGCTTTTGAATTGCCTTTTACAACGCAGGATTTCTATGCGGAATTTTCTGTGCAGGAATTACTAGCATTTTTAGAGGATGAGGGCGTTTTATTACAAACTGCTGAGAAATGGCATTGGATGTCTGAAAGTTTTCCGGCTAGCAATATTAGCTTACGTTCTGCTTCCCAAGAAAACGTCGTTATTATTGATCATTCGGTACCAACAAGAACACGAGTAATTGGTGAAATGGATCAGTATAGTGCAATGACTTTACTTCATGAAGAGGCTATTTATTTGCATCAAGGAACACAATTTCAAGTAGAAAAATTAGATTGGGAAGAAAAGAAAGCGTTTGTTCGAGAAGTGGATGTGGATTATTTCACTGATGCCAATATTGCGATAGAGTTAAAAGTATTGAGTGAAGATAAAGAAAAAGAAACAAATGATGGGATATTGTCCTATGGAGATATAATTGTATTGGCTCAACCAACTATTTTCAAAAAAATTAAATTTGATACACATGATAATATTGGATCTGGGAAAATACAATTACCTCCGATAGAATTGCATACTTCTTCTACTTGGTTTAGCTTCGATAAACCAACAGGTTGGACGGATAATTTACTATCGGATGCAATGACAGGTGTTGCTTACGCATTGCATGCTTTTATCCCTTTATTTATTCATTGTGATGCAAAAGACATTCATGTAGTCCCTCAAGTAAAATCAATCAGTATGGAAAAACCAACTTTTTATATTTATGATAGTTATCCTGGAGGAATTGGGTTGTCCGAAAGAATGTTTGACTTATGGAATGATTTAGTTCCAAAAGTAACGGAGCAAGTGGAAAAATGTTCTTGTACAAATGGGTGTCCAGCATGTATTGGTGCGCAAGATGCCTCGTTAAATTTGAAAAAGGAAGTATTGAAATTACTTTACTATCTGCAGGTAAAAGAAAATGTCTTATGAAAAGAAACTAATGCAAATGAAGGGGCTAGTTAAAAAGAATCCTCCCAATGAACAAACAAAAAAGGAAGTGCGTAGTCATTCGCTTCCTTTTTATACGGACGCATGGATCAATGAAGGATTAGAGCTAGTGAAAAATGAACAAGGATTATTTTTTGTTAAAGAAACGTTTTATCCGGAGCAGTTTATACATGGAAATATTCCACTAAGTAAACTTTCAAGTGCTATAAATTATATGCAGGAGCACTATCCAAATCATCCCCTAACCATTTCTCCAGAAAGTTTATATTCATTTTATGATACAGAAACAACGGGGTTAAAGGGGACAGGTGTGCTTATCTTTTTGAATGGAATTTTAAAAAAAACGGATCAAGGTTTTCTTTTAAGGCAGTATGTTCTTGCAGATCCAGACCAAGAAGTCGCTTTTTTATATGCTACTGAGTTTTGGAGAGAAAAAGCACAAACAATTATAACCTATAATGGTAAGAGCTTTGATCTTCCTCAATTGGTTACGAGATGGATAATGAACAGAAACCTACTTCCAAAGTTAAAACAACTTGCTCAAATTGATTTGATGCACTCTTCCAAGCGAATTTGGAAAGGTGATTTGGAGAGGTTCAAGTTAAAGCAAGTAGAAGAACAAAAGTTAGGATTTATTAGAAAAGATGATATACCTGGACATCTTGCTCCTATCATATATTTTGATGCTATTAAAAGCGGTAATCCTGTTAACTTAATGAAAGTGTTAAAACACAATGAATGGGATATTCTTTCTTTAGTAACGTTATATATATTGTCCGTAGAATTATTGAAAGAAAAAGATGTGGTAGAATCTGCGGTGACATATACGAATATTGGGAAATGGTTTCAAGACTTAAAAACAAAGCAAGCAAGCTACGACTGGTTTCAATTTGTTGTGCATCAATTTTCAAATGAAGAAGCGAGCTTAGCTTATTATTATGTTGGCTTACATTTAAAAAGAAAGCAGTTATTTAATGAGAGTATTCAAGCTTTTCAAGAATCCTTAAAGAAAATAGATGGGAAATTTCGTTATGAAGTTTACGTAGAACTGGCGAAACTATATGAACATCAGAATAAAGACTTTACCTTAGCTTTAGAAATAACTTTACAATGCACAGATTACTTGGCTAATAATATTTATGATGGGTCACCAGTGAAACTGTTGAAGATAAAAGAAGATTTACAAAAAAGAAAGGAGAGAATAATTCGGAAATTAACTATTTCCCGGGAAACCGCACAAGCTAACAAAAAGCGCCTTGAAATGCCTTAAAATACTCCATTAATCGACATCGATATGCTATAATACTGTTAGCGAAATGTAGATGGAAGGAAGATACCGCATGGAAATGAAATTAAAGGCTTCGGAGATACTAGAAAAAGAATTTAAAACAGGCTTAAGAGGTTATAACCAAGAAGAAGTTGATATGTTTTTAGATGATATTATTCAAGATTATGAGGCATTTGAAAAACAAATTTCCCAACTTCAACTAGAAAACAAACAATTAAAAGAGGAATTAACAGAAGTTCCTAAAAGAGTTCAACAAGCTCCACAAACAGGAGCAACTAATTTTGATATATTAAAACGACTATCTCATTTAGAAAAACATGTTTTTGGTAGTAAATTGTACGAATAATTATATTAATTGATAAGCATTGTAACTAGGTTATACATCGTATATACTAGAAATACCACTTATATATTCGGGCAATCGCTGCAATGCTAGACATTGTAGAGGAAAGTCCATGCTCACACAATTCTGCGATGAATGTAGTGTTCGTGCTTAGT
The nucleotide sequence above comes from Psychrobacillus glaciei. Encoded proteins:
- a CDS encoding YppE family protein; this encodes MSLLELSTQLLKECDDCIIRFQSYREEDKDPDFFQDVKPHAYKVDALLHKWEELVRSWIQVKRPKYVHPSQVDSLLESMEQFIVQSYYKGTSKKRFLKSVHSTKYTFETIIQAIKEVGDEHA
- a CDS encoding DEAD/DEAH box helicase; the protein is MHKQKSIRQLLDDWKLDENRNSNIMHVHSTEEKQAKYAPFPDKMHISLRKALISRGVELLYVHQRQAFDAAISGKSYTTITPTASGKSLCYHLPVLQSILDDPTSRAIYLFPTKALAQDQKSDLNALIQASEEEILSYTYDGDTEPGIRQKIRKSGHIVLTNPDMLHSGILPHHTKWVSLFENLKYIVIDEIHTYKGVFGSHVAHVIRRLQRICTFYGSHPQFICTSATIKNPKELAESLTNTSHILIDENGAPAGKKHFVFYNPPVIHPVFNVRRSAVLEVRDLAQELYVNGIQTIVFAKSRVRVEMLVTYLQALVSKKINDQSIRGYRGGYLPSERRTIEKGLREGIIRTVVSTNALELGVDIGQLQACIMTGYPGNIASAWQQAGRAGRRQDEALIIYVAQSTALDQYVVNHPAFFLGQSPEEVRIHPENIIILMDHLKCAAFELPFTTQDFYAEFSVQELLAFLEDEGVLLQTAEKWHWMSESFPASNISLRSASQENVVIIDHSVPTRTRVIGEMDQYSAMTLLHEEAIYLHQGTQFQVEKLDWEEKKAFVREVDVDYFTDANIAIELKVLSEDKEKETNDGILSYGDIIVLAQPTIFKKIKFDTHDNIGSGKIQLPPIELHTSSTWFSFDKPTGWTDNLLSDAMTGVAYALHAFIPLFIHCDAKDIHVVPQVKSISMEKPTFYIYDSYPGGIGLSERMFDLWNDLVPKVTEQVEKCSCTNGCPACIGAQDASLNLKKEVLKLLYYLQVKENVL
- a CDS encoding ribonuclease H-like domain-containing protein, whose product is MSYEKKLMQMKGLVKKNPPNEQTKKEVRSHSLPFYTDAWINEGLELVKNEQGLFFVKETFYPEQFIHGNIPLSKLSSAINYMQEHYPNHPLTISPESLYSFYDTETTGLKGTGVLIFLNGILKKTDQGFLLRQYVLADPDQEVAFLYATEFWREKAQTIITYNGKSFDLPQLVTRWIMNRNLLPKLKQLAQIDLMHSSKRIWKGDLERFKLKQVEEQKLGFIRKDDIPGHLAPIIYFDAIKSGNPVNLMKVLKHNEWDILSLVTLYILSVELLKEKDVVESAVTYTNIGKWFQDLKTKQASYDWFQFVVHQFSNEEASLAYYYVGLHLKRKQLFNESIQAFQESLKKIDGKFRYEVYVELAKLYEHQNKDFTLALEITLQCTDYLANNIYDGSPVKLLKIKEDLQKRKERIIRKLTISRETAQANKKRLEMP
- the gpsB gene encoding cell division regulator GpsB encodes the protein MEMKLKASEILEKEFKTGLRGYNQEEVDMFLDDIIQDYEAFEKQISQLQLENKQLKEELTEVPKRVQQAPQTGATNFDILKRLSHLEKHVFGSKLYE